The Juglans regia cultivar Chandler chromosome 16, Walnut 2.0, whole genome shotgun sequence nucleotide sequence tgtttttaattgcTTAGCCTTTAGGAcattattctttattctttctCGCTTATGGAAAGTTTATGCTTACTCATGGTCTCTGTAGGTGTCCTTTTCTGGTGTAATGCATACTCCTAACATCTGTTCACAAGATGACCTTCCTAAAGCTGTTATGCGTACCCTCAGTCAAGGATCTAATGTCATGAGCATGGACTTTCATCCACAGCAACAAACAATTCTTCTaggtttataatatatattttttcttcaccAAAATTTTTGTTGTACATTTATCaaagtttcaaatattttttgtagttgGGACAAATGTTGGTGACATTAGTGTATGGGAAGTTGGGTCCCGGGAAAGGTTGGCACATAAGCCTTTCAAGGTTTGGGATCTCTCAGCTGCTTCTATGCCATTGCAGGTATTGTTAGTTACAATTCTGTTAAGTTATGCATAGACTTCTAGTTTCACTTACTGATTCTTCTGGTCAAATTTAACAATGAGGGACCTTCCCAATGCCTGTAAACTCCCTAATACTAATGAAGTTGGGGTTTAATCTCAAACGTTCTGGTGCAATAATCAAGTGGTTTTAGCACCAGGCAATTTAGCACACCTTATCTACCAGTGAAAACATGAGTATTGAGTATTAGGAATTGTAAGCGATTGTCCTTTCAAATTAATCTTCTTTATGCTACCAGACAGCTTTACTCAATGATGCTGCGATATCGGTGAATAGATGTGTTTGGGGGCCAGATGGACTTATGCTTGGTTTGTACACAACTTTTTTACTTGGGACTAGTTTATATCCTCATTATTAGATCACAATTTTCTGGCTTTAATTTTATCTGCATGGTTTAGGCGTTGCATTTTCAAAACATATTGttcaaatatatatgtacaatcCAACTGGAGAACTGAGACAGCATTTGGAGGTATGCCTTCTGTCCTGTATATTATGTTTTTCCCTGGTAATGGCAAGGTGCTGGTAATTGATAATCTTATCTTTTAGATTGATGCTCATGTTGGTGGTGTTAATGATATTGCGTTTGCTCATCCCAACAAGCAACTGTGTATTGTCACATGCGGCGATGATAAAATGATTAAGGTATCAACTAAGATCTAgaggttttttaataaataagaaagttGAGGTTCCTCATTATAGTATTCTATGTGACAGGTATGGGATGCTGTAACTGGACGGAGACAGTACACTTTTGAAGGCCATGAAGCTCCTGTATATTCTGTCTGTCCTCACTACAAAGAAAATATCCAAGTAATTTCATTAAGAAGTTAATCACAAGCTTTATACTTGGTTATTGTTTTGACGTGTTGACTTTGTTGGCAGTGCAATATCCCTTTTCTGTAAAACATGCGCTTGGAAAGATCTGATAGCTTCCTGTTATTaacaaatcttatatttttcagCTGGCTTTATCCTCTGTACTGTTAATTTTCCAACCCATTTTGTCCTTATGTGCAGTTTATTTTCTCTACTGCCATTGATGGGAAAATCAAAGCTTGGCTGTATGATTGCTCGAGATCTAGAGTGGATTATGATGCACCTGGACTTTGGTGTACCATGATGGCATATAGTGCGGATGGAACCAGGTAAAGCATGCCTATCAAAAGATTACATAGGACTTGCATTTGTTTAAATTCTTTCTGCATCAGTTGTATATTTCAATTCTCtataattacatattaaaatatctgaTGGCATAAACTGCACAGGAAAACTGTTTCAGTTCATTTTCCTTGTATAGGATGCACATTAGTATGCAGCTCattttgttctattttgtttttattgatcaTTTGTGTTGGTCACCATTTACAATAACTAGTAGCATTGGTACTTATATCTGTCTTGCAGGCTCTTCTCATGTGGAACAAGTAAAGAAGGCGAGTCTCATCTAGTTGAGTGGAATGAGAGTGAAGGGGCAATAAAACGGACATATTCTGGTTTTAGAAACCGCTCCTTAGGTGTTGTCCAGTTTGACACAACCAGGAACAGGTTCTTGGCTGCTGGTGATGACTTTCAAATCAAGTTCTGGGATATGGATAATACAAATATGTTGATAGCTGTTGATGCAGATGGTGGATTGCCTGTTAGTATTCTTCTgccatttcatttaatcactggTATTCAAATTGAATAGTGAAGCCCAAGTTCATTCTATTCTCTCTTGCAGGCTAGTTCTAGACTGAGATTCAACAAAGAGGGGTCGTTGTTGGCAGTCACTACTAGTGACAATGGTATCAAGGTTTTAGCCAACAAGGATGGTGTGCGCTTGATAAGGATGTTGGAGAGCAGGGCCACCGATAAAAGTCGAGGCCCTTCTGAACCCATTAACTCTAAGGTAGTCCAGACTCCGGTGCTTTGATTTTTTGAGTCACATTTAGCATCTTCAAACAATTTCATGTAGCCTGATACAAAGTAATGTTATCAAGAAAACCTTTATCTCTTATGTCAGTCAGACGACTCATACCTGCTTAAGGCCGCAAGTCTAATTAGAGAAGCCTGCACTAAGATGAAATATAATTCTGTAGTTTACTTGAGTTAAGGTTATGTGGAACAGATATGAGTTTGAGTTGTCTCGTACGTGAACCTTGATAGATCTGTTAACTAAAGAAAACGCGCaatatcaaactttttttttcaataatatggGGTTCCCTCTTACAAAAAATGTCACAGTTAATATATTACATTTGTTTGGAGAAAAGGTTAAAGTTGAAAACAAGTATTCAACAAAATGTTGCTGTTGATTACTGTCGTGCTTTGTAATACCATACCGTCGACATCAATTTCTTTTGCGATTTGTATTCCATAATAAAAACTTGACTCAAGCACTAGCTGTTGAGTTGAAgtagtatataaatatttattttgattggcactgggtgtctgAGAACAAAGTCTTGACTAATCCtgggggtgcacaagccctcggcaaggagttttccgCAAATGtaccttgggtaattcaaggggaagttcTCCCAGTTCGATggccctagaaattgtttgcacccaagaggattcgaaccttagacctagagggagcataccaccaagaccacaacctttaccacttgagtcaacccctaggggttagtAGTATGTAAATACTTTTAGGAGGTAATATTATTTGATGTTGATCAAGTTTCATCCAGGAATACAAGTTTCAGAATGTAATGTTGTTCTGAAAGAACAGCAGCTTAAAGAAGTGAAGTTTCTTTTTGGTACTTGAGAATTAAAGAATTGTCCTGATGATTGCTGTGGGATGTACTAAACCATGATGTGAAATTAACATTATGTTTGGGTCATATGCTGGTGATCCCATAGTTAATAATACTTTTGGTTAGATAATCAAATCCAATGGACTGCATTCTGGAAATGTCTTTTCAGCAAGCTCCACTTTGTTGTGTGTGCATAGCTATCAGTTAAGTATTCCGTTTTCCTGCTGTTATGTGGCCGCCTGAACGTGAATTATTGAACATTAGTGGccctttttatcattatttttaactttgatgGGTTGAATATATCAGATTTGGTTACATGGGTCTGGGGTTTAACCGGATAAAAGACGGTGTGTTTGCACGGTCTCTGGGGTTCCTAGTCATAAAACAAATCCATTGGATACTATGTGCTTTcactcaaagcacattttatggTACTTTGTTGGATctttgggatatatatatatatattttggtgtatatatatttgtatatgtaACCTTCCCTAAGCCTAGTTTTGTTACCAATTTTGCTGGGGACTCCTATACCAGTATTGTCAGATTTGAAGACTTAAGTTCTGTACTGAAGATGTTTTGTTTGTTaccctgtattttttttaaaattttgttgtgCCTTTAGGAAGCCCAAATTGATTCAAtcaatataaaatgtattaatCTATGTAGCTGGTTTTTCAATAGACCTCTGTGGTATCCTCTcccttttaattattttctctagTATGATTTCTTCATAGATTTACATTTcttatttattcataaaaaaagatttacttttttttattttttattttgccaTGGAGGTTTCTTGATTCAGTCTCTTCAgcatatttatatgttttttgcaGCCTCTGCTTGGTAACTCCTTAGGCCCATTTGCAAATGTTTCTCCTGCTGCTGCTCCAACACTGGAACGTCCTGATAGAACTCCTGCTGTATCTGTCAGTAGTCTTGTaagtttatctttttttgtGTAAAGTTGTTTGTAGTACCTAGTTTCGAAGTTTTCATAGCACTTTACCACAGGGGGACAGTAGCAGGCTTCTGGATGTCAAACCACGGATCTCAGATGATGCAGACAAGATTTTGAGCTGGAAAGTATCTGATATTGTGGAAAAATCTCAACTCAAGGTTCTACGATTGCCCGACTCCATCACAGCAGGGAAGGTAGGCAGTTTGAGCATGTGACTGGTCACAAGTTGCTTGGTCCAATGCGCTTTATATTGGGAAgggaagaaaatatatttttattttctcaaatgaAAAGACTTGAAAGCTTGTGCTTGTATGGATggtttatattataattattattcttgttattttattgGTCATCCTTATGTTGGTATCTGACAGCTTGGCATGGTAAGTTCTTTATAGCTTTTCATCTTAAGACGGTTAAGGCACTTCATTTAACAAGTCAACTACATTCTTGAGGACATGTCATGGAAGGGAACTCAAGAATGTTGATTCTTGTCAGTTACTGAAAATTTTTGTTGAAAGCCTTGTGCACTCTTGTTCATTACTCTGGAGTCctaataaatactttttatcaaaCTAAATAGTGCCCAAAGAATGGTCAATCTACTACCTCCAGCCATGTACCCGTATGATGTGggaatatttaataatatatagttggtGTGATTGGTGAAATGCACTGGCTAATTATATGAGAGGGTTAGTGAAGACATAACTGAAGACATGGAAGGGGATGTTTATAATCTCATGGGTCCTGATGACTTTGGAGTTTGAATCttgatatgaatgaaaacaATCTTCAGTTTGCCCATAATAATAGTTCACATTCCCTTATAGGAGTGTCCAATTATATTTGTCCATTCTTAAGTTGcgaaatgtaattttttaaacccctaaaaatgataattttcttttattatttacatgataaaaaaactcaattttaatttaataaacatAGTTGTAAGGCTAGAAGTTCTTGTTCATGACTAGATTATAGTAGTCTTCTTTGAAAAGACTACTTTGATGACAGCCGTGTCCCTTGTAAATTCTTGTTCATTTCTTATAGCTGAGGGGTATTTTGCTTTGAATTTATGACTTCTATATACAAtcaaatctttttcttttttgataagcattctatatacaatcaaaTCTTTCCATGTAGAAAAATACAATGAGCACGAGCAAAACTGGGGTTACTGATTTTGTAATGTATGTTTCCCTCTTTGCCAACAAAGTTTTGACATGTAACAAGCTTCGTTAATTCTTCAACTAACAACTTTGGTGCAAACTTCTAGTGACAATAATGATTAATTACATATGTTCTCATCTTTTTGGTTCCCAAGTTTTATAAATCTTGTCATTAATGGGTAAATGGAGATATTAATGAAAGAGTAAGTAGAAAAATCTGTTAGGAAAATCATTAAACTCAGACGGGGGAAAGAGAGCAGGACCTATATGATTGCACTTCTAACAATGGTGTTTTGTCTatgcataataaatttaaacatgCTTGTTATGCATTTAGAGATGTTGGCTGTGTTAAAAAATCAGTAAAGTAATCCTTTTTTATGGCAACAATGTAAGAGGGGTATTTAGATTACAGAATAATTTATTCACTtggtttataatatatatagttgacaCAAATCATAGACATTAGTTTTACAAAAGAGCATagttgttcttttttatttatttttgataagtaaagaaCATAGTTGTTCTTTTTGTGTTTCCTATAtcagaatattttataattcacaTGTAATGAATCACAAATTGCAGGTTGTACGACTGATCTACACTAACAGTGGCCTAGCTCTACTGGCCCTTGCTTCCAATGCTGTTCATAAACTTTGGAAATGGCAACGTAGTGAAAGGAATCCAGTGGGAAAGGTTAGCTTTCTACCTATGCATAGGTATTCACGATACGTTTAAGGAGTTTCTAATGGCTCCCCCTTGAAAATACTCAGGCTACCGCGCATGTAGTACCACAGTTGTGGCAGCCCCCCAATGGAACTCTTATGAGTAATGATGTAAATGACAGCAAACCAGCTGAAGAGTGTGCTGCATGTATTGCTCTATCTAAAAACGATTCTTATGTCATGTCTGCATCAGGTGGGAAGGTCTCTTTGTTCAACATGATGACATTTAAGGTTTGTTGTTGTTGCTTTTGCTTGTTTTGTGATGGGAAAACTCGGTGTTAATTAGCTGGATCCTATGTAGTTAAGTTCTTATACCAAGTTGACATTGATTGCATTAACCTGGTAACTGCTGTTCAGGTCATGACAACATTTATGTCCCCACCTCCTGCAGCGACTTTTCTGGCATTCCACCCACAAGATAATAACATTATTGCTGTTGGAATGGAAGATTCTTCTATTCAAATCTATAATGTCAGGGTTGATGAGGTGAGGCATCTTGTATGTTTGATTCATTCTTTCTGTaagcttcttttttctttttcaataattcATATTCAATTAATGAAAATCCTATCATTTAGCTGTggggaataattttattatctcgTCGTTGCGAGTGTTAATGCATACTCATCCTCTCAAAAGTCatggtattattattttacgttttggaatttttttgacCAACCAATTACATGTTACTTTATATTAATGTCATTGTGGGCAGTTCTCACAAGTACAGGACATAATTGAGTTGTCAGATGATTTATGTGTTATAAGGTCATGTtggaacttataaaaaaaaaggtcatgTTGGAATTTCAAATTGTTTTTCAGAAACATTACATATTATGAAAAGGTGAAGTCTTGTATTACTCTTTTATCATTGAGTCAAGGTTTTAATGCATTCTATCCCAACTGAATTAATCATCTAAGCATCCACCTCTTGATGACCTTAAGCTTTCTTGCATGGCGTCTAGTTATGGAAATGCAATTCAAGCTTGGGTATGGTTTGCAGGTCAAAACCAAGCTTAAGGGTCACCAGAATCGGATTACAGGGCTTGCATTTTCCCAAACCTTAAATGCTTTGGTTTCTTCAGGAGCTGACACACAGGTTAGTGTATGactattaaaatttgaatattaaaatttataacatgCTGTCTGATGAAGTTTAAGGGTCCGTTTGGCAACACAACCGTTCTAAAGTATTATCAGATTTTTCCTTCGCAAACATTACTCAAGcataaaacacttttcaatttcagattttcaactttttcatgtaatcattaatcattacaactttctcaaactcccaaacaaaacacaaaaaacaatactatactttttcaaatttaaaatacaaaaataatattaaaaaattatattcaagcaattttttaactttataataatttttattcaaaattctctctttcctttcacaaaatccaataaaacatcttaactcaaaccatttcattattattcacagatataTTGAATATTCCAAGTATCCAAACAAACCTTAAGTTTTAATGTTGTTATTAAAAGGTAGGACCTTGTCCATATCTCAGCTTCAGGGCCCTCTACTTCAGTGGGACCTTTGCAGTGTTGGGTAATGACCTTTCTCGTCCTAAACATATAGCTGGACCAACCTAGCACTCTGTTTTGTACAATAGAAACATCAGCTTAGTAAGATGATCCCCTTGTCGTTTAAATCCAGCTGCAAAAATGTATGACTTTTTATTCAATTGAAGGCCATTATCCAGTGTCCGTCTCTTCAAAGCCCTGGTCTtgaagtttaaatatatttttgaaccAAGAGTTCATCCTGTGAGGCCGACCAATAGTGtaaaagttgaaatatatttttgacatgacatattttgttatttatacttgtttctttcttatcaaaaaacatattttgttatttatactgatacaaagatattataaatgcaatttgagatatgaaaaatattatgaacatGTTAATTGATGTAGAGATATGGGGATGTGTCTATGATAGTGCAATATCATATATTCTAGTGGTTTTGAATATTCAACCAAAAACTCATTGTTTTCCTTCAAAGTTGTGGTCGTGGGAAAAATTGTTTAGAGAAGAGCGAGAGAAAGATTGAAGATAGTCTAGGAAGGATGTAGAAAAATCACGCTTTATGTGTTGGTTGAAATAAGTTGATGATTTCTTATGAATGTTTAGTGGTTCTCCAATAGTGGCAAGCCTAATGATATGTAgtatatatttgaagtgtaaGGCATGTATCTGGTGTGATATCtgctcattattat carries:
- the LOC109012475 gene encoding protein TOPLESS-RELATED PROTEIN 2-like — its product is MSSLSRELVFLILQFLDEEKFKETVHKLEQESGFFFNMKHFEDQVQAGEWDEVERYLCGFTKVEDNRYSMKIFFEIRKQKYLEALDRQDRAKAVEILVKDLKVFASFNEELFKEITHLLTLENFRQNEQLSKYGDTKSARNIMLIELKKLIEANPLFRDKLVLPSFKSSRLRTLINQSLNWQHQLCKNPRPNPDIKTLFMDHSCTPTTNGARPPPTNSPLMGPIPKAGAFPPIGAHGPFQPVVSHSPGAIAGWMSGTNPSLPHAAVAAGSPGLVQPSSAAAFLKHPRTPTGVTGLDYQSADSEHLKRIRIGQSDEVSFSGVMHTPNICSQDDLPKAVMRTLSQGSNVMSMDFHPQQQTILLVGTNVGDISVWEVGSRERLAHKPFKVWDLSAASMPLQTALLNDAAISVNRCVWGPDGLMLGVAFSKHIVQIYMYNPTGELRQHLEIDAHVGGVNDIAFAHPNKQLCIVTCGDDKMIKVWDAVTGRRQYTFEGHEAPVYSVCPHYKENIQFIFSTAIDGKIKAWLYDCSRSRVDYDAPGLWCTMMAYSADGTRLFSCGTSKEGESHLVEWNESEGAIKRTYSGFRNRSLGVVQFDTTRNRFLAAGDDFQIKFWDMDNTNMLIAVDADGGLPASSRLRFNKEGSLLAVTTSDNGIKVLANKDGVRLIRMLESRATDKSRGPSEPINSKPLLGNSLGPFANVSPAAAPTLERPDRTPAVSVSSLGDSSRLLDVKPRISDDADKILSWKVSDIVEKSQLKVLRLPDSITAGKVVRLIYTNSGLALLALASNAVHKLWKWQRSERNPVGKATAHVVPQLWQPPNGTLMSNDVNDSKPAEECAACIALSKNDSYVMSASGGKVSLFNMMTFKVMTTFMSPPPAATFLAFHPQDNNIIAVGMEDSSIQIYNVRVDEVKTKLKGHQNRITGLAFSQTLNALVSSGADTQLCVWSIDGWEKKKSRFIQAPAGRQSPLVGETKVQFHNDQAHLLVVHESQISIYDSKLECLHSWSWSAKDTNTAPISNAIYSCDGLLVYASFYDGAVGVFDADSLKIRCRIVPSAYIPFSAASTNPVYPLVIAAHPSEPNQIALGMSDGTVHVVEPLDVEQKWGVQSCQDNGSIPSNSSNPSPSGQASELTPR